GACTCCAGCGGTGATGGCTCTCGACTGGAGGGAGAGCATAACTGCAGATCCTTCCTATGAGGGGACCATATGATATGTCGGGAGAAACCGAGAGAGGCATACAGAAGACAGAATTCGAGCTTCGTGCTTCTCGAAGTTTGGGGGACTCTGCGAACAGTTCGTCCGACTCATATTGAGTTAACTGACACCACTGACACCGACCCACTGGTACTTCCCGTTCCGGCCAGCTATCACAGTACAATAATCCGCTACAGTAAGCCGATACAGATCCCCTTCAGCCCGTACGCTCTGAACGTGCTTCGTAGAGTTGAACCCATCCTTGGTCGTTCGAACATAGATCTGCCATACTCCCCGGCGCCGAGAATACCGTGGTTTGATTCCGAGTTCGAGACACAGCCGAAGTACGTCGTTTGCAAGCTGTGTGCTTGCGGTATAGTACGTCTGGCGGTCGTTCCCATCCCCGCAGAGTAGAACGTCGAGAAGCAGTCGTTGTTGGTCTTCGTGAAGATCCCAGACGAACTGTGGAAGCCGTTTGTTGTGACTGCCACGTCCACAGAGGGCTTCGAACAGGCGACCGAATACCTTCGAACTGAACCCCGAATAACTCTCGTTACTGTAGCTGAGTAGTCCCATGCGCTCCAGTAGGTCTCGGATAGACTGGCGATATCGGTCGTCGTTCTGTGCGAGTTTGACTTGTGCGGTGTCACTGCTCTTCGACCAGTGCACAGACCCCTCGGTGACGAACCAGCCGAGGAACTGGATGAAGTCATCCCCATCGAAGCGATAGGGTCGTCGATGATGGTTCGGGCCGTGGCGTATCGTCACGTCCTCTGCGATAGCTTCGATCTCGGTCTGGTACTGTTTGAACGTCTCCGCGTCGAAGTGATAGCCAGTGTGACCGTTGTTCCGAACTGGTTCGCAGCCGTCTGGGAGGGCTGCTCGTACCGTATGTCCGTGCTCCTCGAAGGAGGCGGAAATCTCGTAGTCGTCTACGAAGTCTGTGATGTCCACCGTATCGAGACGACGACCGGGGCGTCGTCGCCAGTCGTTGATGAACTTGTAGTAGGCTCGTTCGTGGAGGCTGTCAGCCCGCTTGAATCGCACCTCAGTATTTGCTTTCGTACAGTAGGGGATACGATGGTCTGGTGCTACTCGAAGGTCTGCGCGCTTCGTTTCGAGTGCGACGAGTTCGCCGTCGAATGGGACGCGCTCTATCTTCGTGACCAGCTTCAGTTTGATGAGTTTCGTTGTCGGGTCAAGCGCGTACACGAGTGTTCCAACGGTGAGGTCACCCACTCCGACTGGACC
The sequence above is a segment of the Halorussus halophilus genome. Coding sequences within it:
- a CDS encoding LAGLIDADG family homing endonuclease, translating into MGDLTVGTLVYALDPTTKLIKLKLVTKIERVPFDGELVALETKRADLRVAPDHRIPYCTKANTEVRFKRADSLHERAYYKFINDWRRRPGRRLDTVDITDFVDDYEISASFEEHGHTVRAALPDGCEPVRNNGHTGYHFDAETFKQYQTEIEAIAEDVTIRHGPNHHRRPYRFDGDDFIQFLGWFVTEGSVHWSKSSDTAQVKLAQNDDRYRQSIRDLLERMGLLSYSNESYSGFSSKVFGRLFEALCGRGSHNKRLPQFVWDLHEDQQRLLLDVLLCGDGNDRQTYYTASTQLANDVLRLCLELGIKPRYSRRRGVWQIYVRTTKDGFNSTKHVQSVRAEGDLYRLTVADYCTVIAGRNGKYQWVGVSGVS